One genomic region from Thermodesulfobacteriota bacterium encodes:
- a CDS encoding Nramp family divalent metal transporter: MNDTAKYKSIKSGDIRTVKAAREVLSGRKSKGMLARLFPFLGPAFIASVAYVDPGNFATNIQGGSMFGYKLLWVIVASNLMAMLIQTLSAKLGIATGYNLAEHCRIRFPRPIVYSMWVLMEVVAMATDLAEFLGAALGFNLLLGIPLWMGGILTAISTFLILSLERYGFRPLEAVITTMVGIIAGCYLIETILDRPDWGQVAFNAVVPRFSGPESVLLATGILGATVMPHVIFLHSALTQGRIIVKDRIRLRRLFRFQVADVTIAMGIAGMVNAAMLIMAAATFYKHGLTTVGTIEEAHLTLAPLLGKASSWVFAISLLASGLSSSTVGTNAGQVIMQGFLHRQIPVWVRRLVTMLPSLVVIAWGLDPTRTLVISQVVLCFGIPFALVPLVLFTCRSDVMGVLVNHRITTIVATIIALLIIGLNMFLLFQTFFRS; this comes from the coding sequence ATGAACGACACAGCAAAATATAAGAGCATCAAATCAGGCGATATAAGAACCGTCAAAGCAGCCAGGGAAGTTCTATCAGGACGTAAAAGTAAGGGAATGTTAGCAAGACTGTTTCCATTTCTTGGTCCGGCTTTTATTGCAAGTGTCGCCTATGTAGATCCGGGAAACTTTGCAACGAATATCCAGGGAGGATCAATGTTTGGTTATAAACTTCTCTGGGTCATCGTTGCCAGCAACCTCATGGCGATGCTCATTCAGACACTGTCAGCCAAGCTCGGAATCGCAACAGGATACAATCTGGCTGAGCACTGCAGAATCCGATTCCCTCGCCCAATTGTCTATTCCATGTGGGTATTGATGGAGGTCGTCGCCATGGCAACTGATTTGGCTGAGTTTCTTGGCGCTGCACTTGGCTTTAATCTCCTACTCGGCATTCCTCTATGGATGGGCGGAATATTGACCGCCATATCTACGTTTCTGATTTTAAGCCTAGAACGCTACGGATTTAGGCCTTTGGAAGCCGTCATAACTACTATGGTTGGCATAATCGCTGGATGTTACCTAATTGAGACTATCTTGGATCGTCCAGATTGGGGACAAGTAGCTTTCAACGCTGTAGTACCTAGATTCTCAGGACCTGAAAGCGTCTTACTTGCAACTGGAATCTTAGGAGCCACAGTAATGCCACACGTGATCTTTTTGCACTCTGCCCTAACGCAGGGACGAATCATAGTAAAGGATCGTATACGATTGCGCAGATTATTCCGTTTTCAAGTTGCCGACGTCACAATCGCCATGGGCATAGCAGGAATGGTGAATGCCGCAATGCTCATAATGGCAGCAGCGACCTTTTACAAGCACGGTTTGACTACTGTCGGTACCATTGAAGAGGCACACCTCACCCTGGCCCCCCTATTAGGGAAGGCCTCAAGCTGGGTTTTCGCTATCTCCCTACTCGCCTCAGGATTATCTTCTTCTACGGTTGGAACCAATGCAGGACAGGTAATCATGCAGGGGTTCTTACACCGACAGATCCCAGTTTGGGTAAGAAGGCTGGTGACAATGCTACCATCCCTAGTGGTAATCGCCTGGGGCCTTGATCCGACAAGGACTCTGGTCATAAGCCAGGTCGTCCTCTGTTTTGGAATACCCTTTGCACTAGTGCCCTTGGTCCTGTTCACATGCCGTAGTGATGTTATGGGTGTTTTGGTGAATCATAGGATTACTACCATTGTCGCGACCATAATTGCCCTACTTATCATCGGACTCAACATGTTTCTCTTATTTCAAACCTTTTTTAGGAGCTAG
- the ftsH gene encoding ATP-dependent zinc metalloprotease FtsH: MSTDQQEQKQESKSPFKKINYIWWLILIGLIIWNLMTFLPKVNREANIPYSTFLEQIKEDNVSRIQIDGDKITGEFVKPFEWATNAPVTQRSTSEKSAEPPEEKIKPTTTETYSKFITIFPQDVGDPNLLPLLEKHNVEVDVVTRAHTRFTEIIISVLPFLLLIVFFIWMGRQAVRNQSSIFRFGRSQARRYTANRPSVTFEDVAGANEAKAQLQQEVDFLSRPEKYHKLGARIPRGVLLLGRPGTGKTLMARAVAGEAKVPFFNISASEFVEMFVGVGASRVRDLFNQAKEAAPSIIFIDELDAVARRRGAGMGTVNDEREQTLNQLLVEMDGFDEKQEVIVMAATNRPDVLDPALLRPGRFDRQIVIGLPDREGREGILKIHSKPLTLSDNVDLKLLARITTGMSGADLSNLCNEAAILAAKNDRKEVTMDDFEEALDKISLGEKRQVILDQTVRRVIAFHEAGHALVAWFTPNADPVHKVTIIPHGLALGATKQLPLEDQYNYSRAYLISRILVLLGGRTAEEIAIGEVSTGAENDLVEATRLARRMVTRWGMSNLGLLAFKADEDQPFLGYELSRGRDYSEATAALIDQEIKRLLDESHENVRELLTAKAEKLHTLAHALLENETIEQPDLKDILGSRPEDSANILDLAKETYR, from the coding sequence TTGAGCACAGATCAACAAGAGCAAAAGCAAGAGTCAAAAAGTCCATTCAAAAAGATTAATTATATCTGGTGGCTAATCTTAATAGGGCTTATTATTTGGAACTTGATGACATTCCTCCCAAAGGTTAATCGTGAGGCTAACATACCCTATTCGACCTTCTTAGAACAGATTAAAGAAGATAATGTGTCAAGGATTCAGATCGATGGTGACAAAATCACCGGCGAGTTTGTTAAACCCTTCGAATGGGCTACCAATGCACCGGTCACCCAAAGATCTACTTCTGAAAAATCCGCAGAACCGCCCGAAGAAAAAATTAAACCAACTACAACCGAAACCTATTCCAAGTTTATAACGATTTTTCCTCAGGATGTCGGTGACCCGAATTTATTGCCTCTTCTCGAGAAGCATAATGTAGAGGTAGATGTGGTAACTCGTGCTCATACCCGGTTTACCGAAATAATAATAAGTGTTCTTCCTTTCCTGCTTCTTATTGTATTTTTCATATGGATGGGTAGACAAGCCGTCAGAAATCAATCTAGTATATTTAGATTCGGACGAAGCCAAGCCCGTCGTTACACAGCCAATCGACCTTCAGTAACATTTGAAGATGTGGCGGGTGCTAACGAAGCTAAGGCACAATTGCAGCAGGAAGTGGATTTTCTCAGCAGACCCGAAAAATACCATAAGCTGGGAGCCAGAATTCCTCGCGGAGTACTGCTACTCGGGCGACCGGGTACAGGGAAAACCTTAATGGCGAGGGCTGTGGCCGGTGAGGCAAAAGTGCCATTCTTTAATATAAGTGCGTCAGAGTTCGTTGAAATGTTTGTTGGGGTGGGAGCAAGCCGTGTACGCGATCTTTTTAATCAGGCGAAAGAGGCGGCACCATCTATCATCTTCATTGACGAACTCGATGCGGTAGCTCGGAGAAGGGGTGCGGGGATGGGAACTGTAAATGATGAAAGAGAACAGACCCTAAACCAATTACTGGTCGAGATGGATGGTTTTGATGAAAAGCAAGAAGTTATAGTTATGGCCGCGACAAACCGTCCTGATGTTCTGGACCCCGCTTTACTCAGGCCGGGACGTTTCGATCGTCAGATTGTTATAGGTCTCCCCGATCGTGAGGGGAGAGAGGGAATTCTAAAAATTCATTCAAAGCCATTGACTCTCTCCGATAATGTGGATCTTAAACTACTCGCCCGTATAACAACTGGCATGAGTGGAGCAGACTTGTCTAATCTTTGCAATGAAGCAGCAATATTAGCCGCCAAAAATGATCGGAAAGAAGTCACAATGGATGACTTTGAAGAAGCGCTCGACAAAATATCGCTCGGCGAAAAGCGCCAGGTTATTCTTGATCAAACGGTTCGTCGAGTAATTGCATTTCATGAAGCCGGACATGCCTTAGTCGCGTGGTTTACTCCAAATGCTGACCCAGTCCACAAGGTCACCATAATTCCGCATGGACTTGCACTCGGAGCAACCAAGCAACTGCCTTTGGAAGATCAATACAACTACAGTCGTGCCTATCTCATAAGTCGAATTTTAGTCTTGCTCGGCGGACGCACCGCTGAGGAGATTGCCATTGGGGAAGTCTCTACAGGAGCAGAAAATGACCTGGTAGAAGCCACTAGGTTAGCAAGACGAATGGTGACTCGCTGGGGTATGAGCAACCTTGGACTCTTGGCATTCAAAGCTGATGAGGACCAACCGTTCTTAGGCTACGAACTATCAAGGGGTCGGGATTACAGCGAAGCTACAGCAGCGTTGATAGATCAGGAGATTAAAAGATTATTGGACGAATCGCATGAAAATGTGAGAGAACTCTTGACCGCTAAAGCCGAAAAACTTCACACTCTTGCTCATGCCCTGCTGGAGAATGAAACAATCGAACAGCCTGATTTAAAGGATATCCTGGGATCTCGCCCCGAAGACAGCGCAAATATTCTTGATCTGGCTAAAGAAACTTACCGATAA
- a CDS encoding heavy metal translocating P-type ATPase, whose product MMYNISESCYQCGLPLPNKPISHEVSGKKVSFCCYGCLLTNGITGEKGEEGQALWILLRLGISAFFAMNIMILSFTDYIYPFEGNTATVINYIEMVLAIPVMLLLGLPILKNSLRWISSLTLNMDVLIVIGTFSAFILSVYSTLKGKNMVYFDTASMILVLVTLGRLLEANAKAQASNAIKGLLELSPKEAIIIRNGKDERVSIESLREEDIIRVIPGETFPVDGEVIEGQSSVDESMLTGESKPVFKEKGSKVFSGSTNLDGMLIFRVTNVGEEMFFSRFVALLEEARKVRAPMERLADRISSIFIPLAIITSALTFLFWFHESGIDSAIMNSLSVLLISCPCALGIATPMAIWVAIGRLAKQGVVVRTGETVEKLSHIKGIFFDKTGTITKGSLNVSSIFIDPDSGLRESEVIPIIASVESSSEHPLGKSFVRFASENGCSIPPVSDFKAYPGLGAQGKVNGRTLYTGSEKFMIKMGLMLNTAILDQKKRPESQGKSIVFFGWDKEMKGLIRFSEELREGVIDAMSDLKDQEIDVIMITGDNQDASEAITSSIGVKTKSDLLPEDKIREIESYKKGLCAMVGDGINDAPALMAADIGIAIGCSTDITRESADMSLLGNDLKKIPWSLRLAKKTIKKIRENLTWAFCYNVVGIGLAVTGILKPLVAALIMIISSLFVLGNSLRIQKMKII is encoded by the coding sequence CAGAATCTTGTTACCAATGCGGACTCCCCCTTCCCAATAAACCTATCTCACATGAAGTCTCAGGAAAAAAGGTATCGTTTTGTTGCTATGGATGCCTCCTCACAAACGGAATAACGGGAGAAAAGGGTGAGGAAGGACAGGCGCTATGGATTCTCTTAAGGCTGGGAATCAGCGCCTTCTTTGCCATGAATATCATGATACTGAGCTTTACAGATTACATTTATCCATTCGAGGGCAATACCGCCACCGTAATTAACTATATCGAAATGGTCCTCGCAATACCAGTAATGCTTTTACTTGGCTTACCTATTCTCAAAAATTCCCTGAGATGGATTTCAAGTTTGACACTTAACATGGACGTACTGATTGTCATAGGCACGTTTTCAGCCTTTATACTTTCTGTTTATTCAACACTGAAAGGGAAGAACATGGTTTACTTCGACACTGCATCAATGATACTTGTCCTTGTAACTCTCGGAAGGTTGCTCGAAGCTAACGCAAAAGCACAGGCTTCGAACGCGATAAAAGGTCTTCTGGAACTCAGTCCTAAAGAAGCAATTATAATAAGAAACGGTAAAGACGAAAGGGTTTCAATCGAATCCTTACGGGAGGAAGATATTATCAGGGTGATCCCGGGCGAAACCTTCCCCGTGGATGGTGAAGTCATAGAGGGACAAAGCAGTGTAGACGAATCGATGCTCACAGGGGAATCAAAACCCGTTTTCAAAGAAAAGGGAAGCAAGGTGTTTTCGGGTTCTACGAATCTAGATGGAATGTTGATATTCAGGGTCACTAACGTAGGGGAGGAGATGTTTTTTTCGCGATTTGTAGCATTGCTTGAGGAGGCGAGAAAAGTCAGGGCGCCAATGGAGAGATTGGCAGACAGGATCTCTTCGATATTTATACCCCTTGCAATAATAACCTCAGCCCTGACTTTCTTATTCTGGTTTCATGAATCCGGAATTGACTCGGCCATCATGAATTCGCTATCGGTTTTACTTATTTCCTGTCCATGCGCACTTGGAATTGCAACCCCGATGGCAATTTGGGTTGCGATTGGAAGATTGGCAAAGCAAGGGGTAGTTGTAAGAACAGGAGAGACTGTGGAAAAACTCTCACATATAAAGGGAATCTTTTTCGATAAGACTGGAACCATCACAAAGGGTAGCCTGAACGTTTCTTCTATTTTTATAGATCCAGATTCAGGATTAAGGGAATCAGAAGTCATACCGATCATCGCTTCAGTGGAATCCTCATCCGAGCACCCTCTAGGAAAAAGCTTTGTCAGGTTTGCCTCAGAAAATGGCTGTTCGATCCCACCGGTCTCCGATTTCAAAGCATACCCCGGCTTGGGGGCTCAGGGGAAAGTAAATGGTCGGACGTTATACACAGGCAGCGAAAAATTCATGATTAAAATGGGACTTATGCTTAACACCGCCATTCTCGATCAAAAAAAAAGGCCTGAATCACAGGGGAAATCAATTGTATTTTTTGGCTGGGACAAAGAAATGAAAGGGCTCATACGATTCTCTGAGGAATTGAGAGAAGGCGTTATCGATGCAATGTCGGATCTGAAGGATCAAGAAATCGATGTAATTATGATAACAGGGGATAATCAAGATGCTTCAGAAGCTATCACCTCATCAATAGGTGTAAAAACAAAAAGCGATCTATTACCCGAAGACAAGATAAGGGAGATTGAATCTTATAAAAAGGGACTGTGTGCTATGGTGGGAGATGGAATAAACGACGCACCCGCACTCATGGCTGCAGATATAGGAATCGCCATCGGGTGCAGTACGGACATAACACGAGAGTCTGCGGATATGAGTTTGCTTGGAAATGATTTAAAAAAAATCCCATGGTCTCTGAGACTTGCTAAGAAAACAATCAAGAAAATAAGGGAAAATCTCACTTGGGCTTTTTGTTACAATGTGGTCGGTATAGGCCTTGCTGTAACCGGAATCCTCAAGCCCTTAGTTGCGGCTCTCATAATGATTATAAGCAGCCTCTTTGTTTTGGGAAACTCCCTTAGGATCCAGAAAATGAAGATTATTTGA